From one Paeniglutamicibacter psychrophenolicus genomic stretch:
- a CDS encoding HD domain-containing protein, with the protein MIKVHPQNNHFGLDTSEHIPPPIPDLFESHPLLGEIWGRARSMLAVHHNDVHTLYSLSLAAALLDERPQADAGVVLPAVMLHDVGWSEVEPGLVLAAIAPGGGRPDLVVQHEKDGARLATEILESLSVDSAVIEHVAAIIDGHDSRSHALNPEDEIVKDADKLWRLTPHGLDTVMDWFGLHRGQALRLSASRVVGKLFTPEATTLAHGLIALEQANLWPRSQELRQGS; encoded by the coding sequence ATGATCAAAGTGCATCCGCAGAACAACCACTTTGGGCTCGACACCTCAGAGCACATCCCGCCGCCGATCCCCGATCTGTTCGAGTCCCACCCGCTGCTGGGTGAAATCTGGGGGCGGGCACGGTCAATGCTGGCCGTGCACCACAACGACGTCCACACGCTCTATTCCCTTTCACTTGCCGCGGCGCTGCTTGATGAACGGCCGCAGGCGGATGCCGGCGTGGTGCTGCCAGCGGTCATGCTGCACGATGTGGGATGGTCCGAAGTGGAACCGGGACTCGTGCTCGCCGCCATCGCACCCGGAGGCGGACGTCCGGATTTGGTGGTGCAACACGAGAAGGACGGAGCACGGCTGGCCACGGAGATCCTCGAATCACTCAGCGTGGATTCGGCGGTCATTGAACATGTCGCCGCGATCATTGACGGACATGATTCGCGTTCCCACGCGCTGAATCCCGAGGACGAGATCGTCAAGGACGCCGACAAGCTGTGGCGGTTGACCCCGCACGGGCTGGACACTGTCATGGACTGGTTCGGCCTTCACCGTGGGCAGGCCCTGCGCCTGTCTGCGTCCCGGGTGGTGGGCAAGCTCTTCACCCCCGAGGCCACCACCCTGGCCCATGGGCTGATCGCGCTTGAGCAGGCAAATTTGTGGCCCCGAAGCCAGGAACTCCGCCAAGGATCCTAG
- a CDS encoding beta-galactosidase, producing the protein MLEPRSIRLDALAYGGDYNPDQWSEETWVEDARLMVEAGVNIVSLPVFSWPQLEPTPGVFNWGWLDRIIEVLWNAGIKIDLATATATPPSWLVRQHPEMLPHNVDGQRLEFGSRQAYCPSSPVWRQHVARMTRAMAERYGEHPALALWHVSNEYGDHVSRCWCPVTAVDFRRWLLKRYGTLEGLNEAWGVGVWGQRYTQWEHIEPPRTATGPINPTQLLDFERFSSDALLELFQVEVDVLRELTPDIAVTTNFMSLLRDLDYWDFAAAEDLVTDDAYPDPADPLAHVGAALNYGLMRSLKGGQPWLLLEQSASAVSWRDVNVPKAPGQMRIDSLQAIAHGSDGAMFFQWRQAKFGQEKFHSAMLGHRGEESRSFKETKALGAELNKLEPVRGTRVRASVGLVVDWDSWWGSSATESLPSQRLNFAAQARAWNAAFFRLGHPVDTVRATDTFEGYDVVVVPNLYIATNEQAAALTAFVERGGQLVVGPFSGVVDETEKVHTGGAPGPLRELLGIEVDEHWPIPDGVHEKLEVAGESFSVSIWSEWLELVSGTEVLGSHTSGELAGRAAVTKRAGSGSGAAWYLGVVPEEAGLDAIFRQVLDAAGLAARAVPDTVLEVVTRSDEDTDYTFVLNHGTEPLAVTVPQGSVDLLGNPMSEGVLTLPRYGVAVLAAARTAAVPLVLRA; encoded by the coding sequence ATGCTTGAACCCCGGTCTATCCGGCTTGATGCCCTTGCCTACGGCGGGGACTACAACCCCGACCAGTGGTCGGAGGAAACCTGGGTCGAGGACGCCCGGCTCATGGTCGAGGCCGGGGTGAACATCGTCAGTCTCCCGGTCTTCTCCTGGCCGCAGCTCGAACCGACCCCCGGCGTGTTCAACTGGGGTTGGCTGGACCGGATCATCGAGGTGCTCTGGAATGCGGGAATCAAGATCGACCTGGCCACCGCCACGGCCACCCCTCCATCCTGGCTAGTCCGCCAGCACCCGGAGATGCTGCCGCACAACGTCGATGGCCAGCGGCTGGAGTTCGGCTCGCGCCAGGCCTATTGCCCCAGCTCGCCGGTCTGGCGCCAACATGTGGCCCGGATGACCCGGGCCATGGCCGAACGCTACGGCGAGCACCCGGCACTGGCGCTGTGGCACGTGTCCAACGAATACGGCGACCACGTCTCGCGCTGCTGGTGCCCGGTCACCGCCGTGGATTTCCGCAGGTGGCTCCTCAAGCGCTACGGCACGCTCGAGGGCCTGAACGAAGCCTGGGGCGTGGGCGTGTGGGGCCAGCGCTACACCCAGTGGGAACACATCGAGCCACCCCGCACCGCCACCGGGCCCATCAACCCGACCCAGCTGCTGGACTTCGAGCGCTTCTCCTCCGACGCCTTGCTCGAGCTCTTCCAGGTGGAGGTCGACGTGCTGCGTGAACTCACCCCGGACATCGCTGTCACCACCAACTTCATGTCGCTGCTGCGCGACCTGGACTACTGGGACTTCGCCGCCGCCGAGGACCTGGTCACCGACGACGCCTACCCGGACCCGGCCGACCCGCTGGCCCACGTGGGCGCCGCGCTGAACTACGGGTTGATGCGCTCGCTGAAGGGCGGGCAGCCGTGGCTGCTGCTCGAGCAGTCGGCCAGCGCGGTGAGCTGGCGCGACGTGAACGTGCCCAAGGCCCCGGGCCAGATGCGCATCGACTCGCTGCAGGCCATCGCGCACGGCTCCGACGGGGCCATGTTCTTCCAGTGGCGCCAGGCCAAGTTCGGCCAGGAGAAGTTCCACTCGGCGATGCTCGGGCACCGCGGCGAGGAATCGCGCAGCTTCAAGGAGACCAAGGCCCTGGGCGCCGAGCTCAACAAACTCGAGCCGGTGCGCGGGACGCGGGTGCGTGCCTCGGTGGGCCTGGTCGTTGACTGGGATTCCTGGTGGGGTTCCTCCGCCACCGAATCCCTGCCCTCGCAGCGTCTGAACTTCGCCGCGCAGGCCCGCGCCTGGAACGCCGCGTTCTTCCGCCTCGGACACCCGGTGGATACTGTGCGCGCCACCGATACCTTCGAGGGCTACGACGTGGTCGTGGTCCCGAACCTGTACATCGCTACCAATGAGCAGGCCGCGGCACTGACCGCATTCGTGGAGCGCGGCGGCCAGCTGGTCGTCGGCCCGTTCAGCGGCGTGGTCGATGAGACGGAGAAGGTCCACACCGGCGGCGCCCCGGGTCCGTTGCGCGAGCTGCTGGGCATCGAGGTCGACGAACACTGGCCGATTCCCGACGGGGTCCACGAAAAGCTCGAGGTCGCCGGCGAATCGTTCTCCGTTTCCATCTGGAGCGAATGGCTGGAACTCGTTTCCGGCACCGAGGTGCTGGGGTCGCACACCAGCGGCGAACTGGCCGGACGCGCGGCAGTGACCAAGCGAGCCGGTTCCGGTTCCGGTGCCGCCTGGTACCTCGGGGTGGTGCCGGAGGAAGCCGGCTTGGACGCCATTTTCCGCCAGGTCCTGGACGCCGCGGGGCTTGCCGCGCGAGCCGTGCCGGACACCGTACTCGAGGTGGTCACCCGCAGCGACGAGGACACCGACTACACCTTCGTGCTGAACCACGGAACCGAGCCGCTGGCGGTGACGGTCCCGCAGGGTTCGGTTGACCTGTTGGGCAACCCAATGTCCGAGGGTGTCCTGACGTTGCCGCGTTATGGCGTTGCGGTTTTGGCCGCGGCCCGAACGGCCGCCGTCCCGCTGGTGCTGCGGGCCTGA
- a CDS encoding amylo-alpha-1,6-glucosidase encodes MPIPTETTYARENLEAAGGHLDLVQAPFTLPRSRLIIFAQGEGLRVCTSEYEKRLSECVVLENLRVLGADGAVLPVTRVLPHVIEFGNGAITLSFAGPTGLGIGPGSGHSGSATIHWQTPDGVAHSLPVGEAPNVSVHLAIDADRHTTATQADGHAAHVAATESIWLEWFAKCPPVREDLRDMAAFCWWVLGANIVEMPALGSARAVVPSKIGYVGLWQWDAYFIAVGLRHGDPELAREQLSLAFGFPREDGQLPDVVHELGILATSDDLPASDRETLRRAGSAIADPSAPVPLTKPPLAAWALRKVLEVQPAESFGGEDWVDAQLDTLRRSQDWWFATSDLDGDGMPEYGHPYSSGLDDSPIFDGPLPTTAPDLGAYLVLQDLELAGFAERLGREGWQELARKHRARAARTQELLLGMWDESTGFFHARAAGEPVSSHAVVGLMPLLTGSLPEQVKARMLGDLENPERFGTPWSIPTVAADDADYSTERMWRGPVWINTNSLVIEGLRNSGEPERARALAEQTVKLVIHGGGPHEYFNPVTGRKAKTATTAFGWSAALFIDLAVQLSTSERW; translated from the coding sequence ATGCCCATCCCGACCGAAACCACGTATGCCCGCGAGAACCTCGAGGCCGCCGGCGGACACCTGGACCTGGTCCAGGCGCCGTTCACGCTGCCGCGCTCGCGGTTGATCATCTTCGCCCAGGGCGAGGGCCTGCGGGTGTGCACCTCGGAGTACGAGAAGCGGCTGTCCGAATGCGTGGTCCTGGAGAACCTCCGGGTGCTCGGTGCCGACGGTGCCGTCCTGCCCGTCACCCGGGTCCTGCCCCACGTGATCGAGTTCGGGAACGGCGCCATCACGCTGAGCTTCGCCGGGCCCACCGGCCTGGGCATCGGGCCGGGTTCCGGGCATTCGGGCTCGGCAACCATCCACTGGCAGACTCCCGACGGCGTGGCACACTCGCTCCCGGTGGGAGAAGCCCCTAATGTTTCCGTGCACCTTGCGATCGATGCCGATCGCCACACCACGGCAACGCAAGCCGACGGGCACGCCGCGCACGTGGCGGCGACCGAGTCGATCTGGCTTGAATGGTTCGCCAAGTGCCCGCCGGTCCGCGAAGACCTGCGGGACATGGCCGCGTTCTGCTGGTGGGTGCTGGGCGCCAACATCGTCGAGATGCCGGCGCTGGGCTCCGCCCGCGCGGTGGTCCCCTCCAAGATCGGCTACGTCGGGTTGTGGCAGTGGGACGCCTACTTCATCGCCGTCGGCTTGCGCCACGGAGACCCGGAACTGGCCCGCGAACAGCTGTCCCTGGCCTTCGGCTTCCCGCGCGAGGACGGCCAGCTGCCGGACGTGGTGCACGAGCTCGGCATCCTGGCCACCAGCGACGACCTTCCGGCCTCCGACCGCGAGACACTGCGCCGCGCCGGCTCCGCGATCGCCGATCCCTCGGCCCCGGTGCCGCTGACCAAGCCGCCGCTGGCGGCCTGGGCGCTGCGCAAGGTGCTGGAGGTCCAGCCCGCGGAGAGCTTCGGTGGCGAGGACTGGGTGGATGCCCAGCTCGATACCCTGCGCCGCTCACAGGACTGGTGGTTCGCCACCTCCGACCTGGACGGCGACGGCATGCCCGAATACGGCCACCCGTACTCCTCGGGACTCGACGACAGCCCGATCTTCGACGGCCCGCTGCCGACAACCGCGCCGGACCTCGGCGCCTACCTGGTGCTGCAGGACCTTGAACTGGCCGGATTCGCCGAGCGCCTGGGCCGGGAAGGCTGGCAGGAACTGGCCCGGAAGCACCGCGCCCGCGCCGCCCGCACCCAGGAGCTGCTGCTGGGCATGTGGGACGAATCGACAGGATTCTTCCATGCCCGTGCCGCCGGGGAACCGGTGTCCAGCCACGCGGTGGTCGGCCTCATGCCGCTGTTGACCGGATCGCTGCCCGAGCAGGTCAAGGCCCGGATGCTCGGCGACCTGGAAAACCCGGAAAGGTTCGGCACCCCGTGGTCGATCCCGACCGTCGCGGCCGACGACGCCGACTACTCCACCGAGCGCATGTGGCGCGGACCGGTGTGGATCAACACCAACTCGCTGGTCATCGAGGGGCTGCGAAACTCGGGCGAGCCGGAGCGAGCCCGCGCGCTGGCCGAGCAGACGGTGAAACTTGTCATCCACGGCGGCGGCCCGCACGAGTACTTCAATCCTGTCACGGGCCGGAAAGCCAAGACGGCGACCACCGCGTTCGGCTGGTCGGCCGCGCTGTTCATCGACCTTGCGGTGCAGCTGAGCACCAGCGAGCGCTGGTAG
- a CDS encoding carbohydrate ABC transporter permease, with the protein MSTLNLEETKVPAGTTAKPPLRERLAAIGIPSTLHIVLLVAGIAMVFPFLWMIATSLKGLPQLLQDPLSFWPDPWTWSNFTDAWKAVPFAQAYLNSLYIAVLSILGTLVTASMAGYAFARIKFRGSKAIFIVFLATQMIPAQVTLVPFYLLMSKMGWIDSHLALIVPAMMVNPFAVFLMRQFVLALPKELEEAAVIDGASRWRIFWSVILPNLKPGLGVLVIITALSVWNSFLFPLVLLNSPELYTVPLLLASFTSQFGSVNYGLVMAASSIATIPILIAFVIGQRRILNSMAASGLGGK; encoded by the coding sequence ATGAGCACCCTGAACCTTGAAGAAACCAAGGTCCCCGCCGGGACCACCGCGAAGCCACCGCTGCGCGAACGCCTGGCGGCCATCGGCATCCCCTCCACGCTGCACATCGTGCTGCTCGTGGCGGGAATCGCCATGGTCTTCCCGTTCCTGTGGATGATCGCGACCTCGCTCAAGGGGCTGCCGCAACTGCTGCAGGATCCGCTGAGCTTCTGGCCCGATCCGTGGACCTGGTCCAACTTCACCGACGCCTGGAAGGCCGTCCCGTTTGCGCAGGCCTACCTCAACAGCCTCTACATCGCGGTGCTCTCCATCCTCGGCACGCTGGTCACCGCCTCGATGGCCGGGTACGCGTTCGCGCGCATCAAGTTCCGCGGCTCCAAGGCCATCTTCATCGTCTTCCTGGCCACGCAGATGATCCCCGCGCAGGTCACCCTGGTGCCCTTCTACCTGCTCATGAGCAAGATGGGCTGGATCGACTCCCACCTGGCGCTGATCGTCCCGGCCATGATGGTCAACCCCTTCGCGGTGTTCCTGATGCGCCAGTTCGTGCTGGCGCTGCCCAAGGAGCTCGAGGAGGCAGCGGTCATCGACGGCGCGAGCCGCTGGCGCATCTTCTGGAGCGTCATCCTGCCCAACCTGAAGCCTGGCCTGGGCGTGCTGGTGATCATCACCGCGCTGAGCGTGTGGAATTCCTTCCTGTTCCCGTTGGTCCTGTTGAACTCCCCGGAGCTCTACACGGTGCCGCTGTTGCTGGCCAGCTTCACCAGCCAGTTCGGTTCGGTCAACTACGGCCTGGTCATGGCGGCATCCTCGATCGCCACCATCCCGATCCTCATCGCCTTTGTCATCGGCCAGCGCCGCATCCTGAACAGCATGGCCGCATCCGGCCTGGGAGGAAAATAA
- a CDS encoding carbohydrate ABC transporter permease: MSTTLAEKPARVKTRRSSAHDPFPEMRKEAGWRKRDRAWGYVFIGPQVIGMVLFVLIPFAASLVLAFAEWDGLTDLTWVGFKNFTDQLADPLLHKSIINTLLLALITVPIGLGLAVVIAVALEKLKTRTLYLILFFAPVVTSTVAVAMIWQQMFRSDGIFSATIAKIFGITPPDWLGDPKLALIAVAIVSIWSSLGLNVIIFLAGLQNISPSIIEAARIDGAGWWSLFTKIRLPLLSPIIFFSTIVAFISSMQTFDTVFILTQNAGPDNATRTIVYHIYDLGFGRFQFGPSSAAAVILLVMTLVITAIQFGAQKKFVHYEDDAA; encoded by the coding sequence ATGAGCACCACACTCGCGGAGAAACCCGCGCGAGTGAAAACCAGGCGCTCCTCAGCCCACGACCCATTCCCCGAAATGCGCAAGGAAGCAGGCTGGCGCAAGCGCGACCGGGCCTGGGGCTACGTCTTCATCGGCCCGCAGGTCATTGGCATGGTCTTGTTCGTGCTCATCCCGTTTGCGGCAAGCCTTGTCCTGGCCTTTGCGGAATGGGACGGCCTGACGGACCTGACGTGGGTGGGGTTCAAGAACTTCACCGACCAGCTGGCCGACCCGCTGCTGCACAAGTCGATCATCAACACCCTGCTGCTGGCACTGATCACGGTCCCGATCGGGCTGGGCCTGGCGGTTGTCATCGCGGTGGCGCTGGAGAAGCTCAAGACCAGGACCCTGTACCTGATCCTTTTCTTCGCACCCGTGGTGACAAGCACCGTGGCCGTGGCCATGATCTGGCAGCAGATGTTCCGTTCCGACGGGATCTTCAGCGCCACGATCGCCAAGATCTTCGGGATCACCCCGCCGGATTGGCTGGGCGACCCGAAGCTCGCGCTGATCGCCGTGGCGATCGTGTCGATCTGGTCCTCGCTGGGCCTGAACGTCATCATCTTCCTGGCCGGCCTGCAGAACATCTCCCCCTCGATCATCGAGGCGGCGCGCATCGACGGTGCCGGGTGGTGGTCGCTGTTCACCAAGATCCGGCTGCCGCTGCTGTCCCCGATCATCTTCTTCTCCACGATCGTGGCGTTCATTTCCTCGATGCAGACCTTCGACACCGTGTTCATCCTGACCCAGAACGCCGGCCCGGACAACGCAACCCGGACCATCGTCTACCACATCTACGACTTGGGCTTCGGGCGCTTCCAGTTCGGTCCCTCCAGCGCCGCCGCCGTCATCCTGCTGGTCATGACCCTGGTCATCACGGCCATCCAGTTCGGCGCCCAGAAGAAGTTCGTCCACTACGAGGATGATGCAGCATGA
- a CDS encoding ABC transporter substrate-binding protein yields MSACSGGSGTSAGPAADGSSSIVFSTWGTPEELTRFTEFNTDFMKRHPEIKVKLQPVASYGEYHSKLLAQLTSKTAPDVFYVGDDKLGQFVGSKRLMPLDDLMASDASKTKKDDFFAGTFGAAQQDGITYAAPNDVNNDAFWYDKKVLEEAGITEDPATLASEGKWTTAKFLEMNDKIAAKGLIGSMFWNYWATHYGWISTQGGTAYDESGAFVGNKDPKTLAAVETLGKYFQDKTFVDADSLPSGAGADSKFVTHKAGFFAQGRYTIGTLKGAKVQEGYDIVDWPTPDGKAAPTGIAASYLAINSDTKNKDAAFTYWTEFLSAEGQKFRLTGGGNAVPSIKGADDVVLEDNYPKHAQTFLDMRDIGFANYAAEGAVPALSTDISDLFLELYQGKNNAQGTLDKVAALIASKSGK; encoded by the coding sequence TTGAGCGCATGTAGTGGCGGATCCGGAACCTCTGCCGGCCCGGCTGCGGACGGCAGTAGCTCCATCGTTTTCAGTACCTGGGGCACCCCCGAGGAATTGACCCGCTTCACCGAATTCAACACCGATTTCATGAAGCGCCACCCGGAAATCAAGGTCAAGCTCCAGCCGGTGGCCAGCTACGGCGAATACCACTCCAAGCTTCTTGCCCAGCTCACCAGCAAGACCGCGCCCGATGTCTTCTACGTCGGCGATGACAAGCTCGGCCAATTCGTCGGTTCCAAGCGCCTCATGCCGCTCGATGACCTGATGGCCTCGGACGCCAGCAAGACCAAGAAGGACGACTTCTTCGCCGGCACCTTCGGCGCCGCACAGCAAGACGGCATCACCTACGCCGCACCCAACGACGTCAACAACGACGCATTCTGGTACGACAAGAAGGTCCTGGAAGAGGCCGGCATCACCGAGGATCCTGCAACCCTTGCCTCCGAAGGCAAGTGGACCACCGCTAAGTTCCTTGAAATGAACGACAAGATCGCCGCCAAGGGCCTGATCGGCTCCATGTTCTGGAACTACTGGGCCACCCACTACGGCTGGATCTCCACCCAGGGCGGCACCGCCTACGACGAATCGGGCGCCTTCGTCGGCAACAAGGATCCCAAGACCCTTGCCGCCGTCGAGACCCTCGGCAAGTACTTCCAGGACAAGACGTTCGTCGACGCCGATTCCCTGCCCTCCGGTGCCGGCGCCGACAGCAAGTTCGTGACCCACAAGGCCGGCTTCTTCGCCCAGGGCCGCTACACCATCGGCACCCTCAAGGGCGCCAAGGTCCAGGAAGGCTACGACATCGTCGACTGGCCGACCCCGGACGGCAAGGCTGCACCGACGGGCATCGCCGCCTCCTACCTGGCGATCAACTCCGACACCAAGAACAAGGACGCCGCCTTCACCTACTGGACCGAGTTCCTCTCCGCCGAGGGACAGAAGTTCCGCCTGACCGGCGGCGGCAACGCCGTGCCGTCCATCAAGGGCGCCGACGACGTGGTGCTCGAGGACAACTACCCGAAGCACGCCCAGACCTTCCTGGACATGCGTGACATCGGCTTCGCCAACTACGCCGCCGAAGGCGCCGTGCCGGCGCTGTCCACCGACATCTCGGACTTGTTCCTTGAGCTTTACCAGGGCAAGAACAACGCCCAGGGAACCCTCGACAAGGTTGCGGCCCTCATCGCTTCGAAGTCCGGGAAATGA